In Candidatus Thermoplasmatota archaeon, a genomic segment contains:
- a CDS encoding SdrD B-like domain-containing protein — MAYDSSKSTGSRSALYAGAALVAIFLLALFVRSYWAIDAAHTDGNFVLSGGSDGYYIKHAVDHVQANGWKTLVEDPLLNYPLGGVNPNPPLFVWSIAVAGQAAAPFFGGDLETATWWVALWSPAIWGALTIIPAYFIGKALYSRRVGLVAAFFLAIAPQHIGQSNLGDTRHYAISLFFIVLTAFFFIKAVQGIYRQGNWVSSWSDPAARRAGIASLFRERKQALGFALLAGLSLGAEALVWKGFPYLIVMMFGYAVLEMLFDHWKNRDSLGLFVVTSITVAVGLLMAMPYYLTANIMNFMNPAIFLLAGYLVVGLVLTPTRDLPTILVFPAFLVAGLIGLAVAFFAIPEVSVSLLYALVYFKQNRLYQTIAEAHPADFNSMAFAAGPAVFFLALIGFFMAIRRSRKEPSQPHLFMVVWLAIALYMAQSATRFLFNATPILSILGAWVLVRIVTWLDYGAIAKAIRGTGGSVGAGLRRGINGWHVTGAALIALTLVVPNVVLAVDAGTTFEWERRASRENPSWAGFIDQRLGAFGPGFLPDYWDESLTWLANYDSHIANEAERPAFLAWWDYGHWAIAVGEHPTVADNFQNGYVFAANFLLSQNETNAIQLLSARLIDPRNGVTESQAKALMVESGLPANKTDITYKQLLAFEYAPAMDLATANAFYQKVMAATGDQIRYVAADIRMLPYDNPQTPDIDQTSIYYAPVVLAGKNPKDYVELKYVTTSGDMSEEEFSRVLRNPNTPATFQATGQKYDYKQAFFNSMYYRTYVGSPVETGGRAVGGDRLLQGLNIPQPGYGLAHFRLVHANDQMKLLEYYEGANVTGVVIDGSTNQPIAGALVTAYDDAGRIILQSFPAQFRDEIPADDLNVPHDSAVTDADGRYQVLAPFSMPGGNVTIVASRGAVELGRATFEITREQARSGYTVPEALGRIVVQRGSVEGTVFLDRDGNGRFEGADEPVENVVVSIGGKNATTDSAGRYRVSDVPAGSQTVSLVSSTYSVEARSSVVSVRPGQTATHNVSASLVPAPVSGHVWADLNGNGVEDAGEAAGSVTLAITPDTNTTARAPSGSPQTDASGNYNTSLTPGRYTVAVAFTSGDGRAWEHQGVLEVARDGTPIRRDIQLTPKA; from the coding sequence ATGGCCTACGATTCTTCGAAGTCCACGGGCTCCCGCTCGGCGCTTTATGCGGGCGCGGCCCTCGTGGCGATCTTCCTCCTCGCGCTCTTCGTGAGGAGCTACTGGGCGATCGACGCGGCCCACACCGACGGCAACTTCGTGCTGTCGGGCGGCTCGGACGGCTACTACATCAAGCACGCGGTCGACCACGTGCAGGCCAACGGGTGGAAGACGCTCGTGGAAGACCCGCTGCTGAACTACCCCCTGGGCGGCGTGAACCCGAATCCGCCGCTCTTCGTCTGGAGCATCGCCGTCGCGGGCCAGGCGGCGGCGCCGTTCTTCGGCGGCGACCTCGAGACCGCGACCTGGTGGGTCGCCCTCTGGAGCCCCGCCATCTGGGGCGCCCTCACGATCATCCCCGCGTACTTCATCGGCAAGGCCCTCTACAGCCGGCGCGTCGGCCTCGTCGCGGCGTTCTTCCTCGCGATCGCGCCGCAGCACATCGGCCAGTCGAACCTCGGCGACACGCGCCATTACGCCATCTCGCTCTTCTTCATCGTCCTCACGGCCTTCTTCTTCATCAAGGCCGTCCAGGGCATCTACCGCCAGGGCAACTGGGTCTCGTCCTGGAGCGACCCCGCCGCGCGACGCGCGGGCATCGCGTCCCTCTTCCGCGAACGCAAGCAGGCGCTCGGCTTCGCGCTGCTTGCGGGTCTTTCCCTCGGCGCCGAGGCGCTCGTGTGGAAGGGCTTCCCGTACCTCATCGTCATGATGTTCGGGTACGCCGTGCTCGAGATGCTCTTCGACCACTGGAAGAACCGGGACAGCCTCGGCCTCTTCGTCGTCACGAGCATCACGGTGGCGGTCGGCCTCCTCATGGCGATGCCGTACTACCTCACGGCGAACATCATGAATTTCATGAACCCGGCCATCTTCCTCCTCGCCGGGTACCTTGTCGTCGGCCTCGTGCTCACGCCCACGCGTGACCTTCCGACGATCCTCGTGTTCCCGGCGTTCCTCGTCGCGGGGCTCATCGGTCTCGCGGTCGCGTTCTTCGCGATTCCCGAGGTGAGCGTCTCGCTGCTCTACGCCCTCGTCTACTTCAAGCAGAACCGCTTGTACCAGACGATCGCGGAAGCCCACCCCGCGGACTTCAACAGCATGGCGTTCGCGGCCGGGCCCGCGGTGTTCTTCCTTGCGCTCATCGGCTTCTTCATGGCGATCCGCCGATCCCGCAAGGAACCCTCGCAGCCTCACCTCTTCATGGTCGTGTGGCTCGCGATCGCGCTCTACATGGCGCAGTCCGCGACGCGTTTCCTGTTCAACGCGACGCCCATCCTCTCGATCCTCGGCGCGTGGGTCCTCGTCCGCATCGTGACCTGGCTCGACTACGGCGCGATCGCGAAGGCGATCCGCGGCACGGGCGGCTCGGTCGGCGCAGGCCTGCGCCGCGGCATCAACGGATGGCACGTGACGGGCGCAGCCCTCATCGCGCTCACGCTCGTCGTCCCGAACGTCGTCCTCGCCGTGGACGCGGGCACGACGTTCGAATGGGAGCGCCGCGCGTCTCGCGAGAATCCCTCGTGGGCCGGCTTCATCGACCAGCGCCTCGGCGCCTTCGGCCCCGGCTTCCTCCCCGATTACTGGGACGAGAGCCTCACCTGGCTTGCGAACTACGACAGCCACATCGCGAACGAGGCCGAACGGCCTGCCTTCCTCGCCTGGTGGGACTACGGACACTGGGCGATCGCCGTCGGCGAGCACCCCACGGTGGCCGACAACTTCCAGAACGGCTACGTCTTCGCCGCGAACTTCCTGCTCTCGCAGAATGAGACGAACGCGATCCAGCTCCTGTCCGCGCGCCTCATCGACCCGAGGAACGGCGTGACGGAATCGCAGGCGAAGGCGCTCATGGTCGAGTCCGGCCTCCCGGCGAACAAGACGGACATCACGTACAAGCAGCTCCTCGCGTTCGAGTACGCTCCCGCGATGGACCTCGCGACGGCGAACGCCTTCTACCAGAAGGTGATGGCGGCGACGGGCGACCAGATCCGCTACGTCGCGGCCGACATCCGCATGCTGCCGTACGACAACCCGCAGACGCCCGACATCGACCAGACGTCCATCTACTACGCCCCCGTGGTCCTCGCCGGCAAGAACCCGAAGGACTACGTGGAGCTGAAGTACGTCACGACGAGCGGCGACATGTCGGAAGAGGAGTTCTCGCGCGTCCTCCGCAACCCCAATACGCCCGCGACCTTCCAGGCGACGGGCCAGAAGTACGACTACAAGCAGGCGTTCTTCAACTCGATGTACTACCGCACGTACGTCGGATCGCCCGTCGAGACGGGCGGCCGCGCGGTCGGCGGCGACCGCCTGCTGCAGGGCCTCAACATCCCGCAGCCGGGTTACGGCCTCGCGCACTTCCGGCTCGTGCACGCGAACGACCAGATGAAGCTCCTCGAGTACTACGAAGGCGCGAACGTGACCGGCGTCGTCATCGACGGGTCGACGAACCAGCCCATCGCGGGCGCGCTCGTCACGGCCTACGACGACGCGGGCCGCATCATCCTCCAGTCGTTCCCGGCCCAGTTCCGCGACGAGATCCCCGCGGACGACCTGAATGTCCCGCACGACAGCGCGGTCACGGACGCGGACGGTCGCTACCAGGTCCTCGCGCCCTTCTCGATGCCCGGCGGCAACGTCACCATCGTCGCAAGCCGCGGCGCCGTCGAGCTCGGCCGCGCGACCTTCGAAATCACGCGCGAACAGGCCCGCAGCGGATACACAGTGCCCGAGGCGCTCGGGCGCATCGTGGTCCAGCGCGGCTCCGTCGAAGGCACCGTCTTCCTCGACCGCGACGGCAACGGTCGCTTCGAGGGCGCGGACGAGCCCGTCGAGAACGTGGTCGTCTCGATCGGCGGCAAGAACGCGACGACGGACAGCGCCGGCCGGTACCGCGTGAGCGACGTGCCCGCGGGCAGCCAGACGGTCTCGCTCGTGAGCTCGACCTACTCGGTCGAGGCGCGTTCGAGCGTCGTCTCGGTCCGCCCCGGGCAGACGGCGACGCACAACGTCTCCGCCTCGCTCGTTCCGGCGCCCGTGAGCGGCCACGTGTGGGCCGACCTCAACGGCAACGGCGTCGAGGACGCGGGCGAAGCGGCCGGGTCCGTGACGCTCGCGATCACGCCCGACACGAACACGACGGCCCGGGCTCCCTCGGGCTCCCCGCAGACGGACGCGAGCGGCAACTACAACACGTCGCTCACGCCCGGACGCTACACGGTCGCCGTCGCCTTCACGTCGGGCGACGGGCGCGCCTGGGAGCACCAGGGCGTGCTCGAGGTCGCCCGCGACGGCACGCCGATCCGTCGCGACATCCAGCTCACGCCCAAGGCCTGA
- a CDS encoding glycosyltransferase family 4 protein, translating into MRIAVACVRYPPAPGGAEAHAAAVARGLAARGHEVRVHTTDLRTETPFERAFEWPAPKDGVRVTRHPARTAGGALHYVVAPALARGLLADASWADVVHVHSYGYFHTLVAALARKTKGVPLAMTPHFHPAWSMEGPPERRRLRAVFDATLGRASLAAADRVIAVSAGERDALFARFPTARAKSIVIPNGLDRARWLDAPPADGAAFRAARGIPKEAPLVLFSGRLASNKGLDVLLEAFARLVSSEAGAGDRREARLVVAGDPQARGAWLASEIRRRGLESRVFVTGHLPFAEYRAAFAACDVFALASEWEAFGIVLLEANASGKPVVATRVGGVPDVVEDGVTGFLVPHGDAAALAQRLGDVLGDRTLARRMGEAGAKRVEARFTWDRVVEATESVFLDLVKRRR; encoded by the coding sequence GAGGTCCGCGTCCACACGACGGACCTCCGGACGGAGACGCCCTTCGAGCGCGCTTTTGAGTGGCCCGCGCCGAAGGACGGCGTCCGCGTGACGCGCCACCCGGCGCGCACGGCGGGCGGCGCGCTGCACTACGTGGTCGCCCCCGCGCTCGCGCGCGGATTGCTGGCGGACGCGTCCTGGGCGGACGTCGTCCACGTCCACTCGTACGGCTATTTCCACACCCTTGTCGCGGCGCTCGCCCGCAAGACGAAGGGCGTGCCGCTCGCCATGACGCCGCACTTCCACCCGGCGTGGTCGATGGAGGGACCGCCCGAGCGACGTCGCCTGCGCGCCGTGTTCGACGCGACGCTCGGTCGCGCCTCCCTCGCCGCGGCCGACCGCGTGATCGCGGTGAGCGCGGGCGAGCGCGACGCGCTTTTTGCGCGGTTCCCGACGGCGCGCGCGAAGTCGATCGTGATCCCGAACGGCCTCGACCGCGCGCGCTGGCTCGATGCGCCGCCGGCCGACGGCGCGGCGTTCCGGGCGGCGCGCGGGATCCCGAAGGAGGCTCCCCTCGTCCTCTTTTCGGGGCGCCTTGCCTCGAACAAGGGCCTCGACGTCCTGCTCGAGGCCTTCGCGCGCCTCGTCTCGAGCGAGGCGGGCGCCGGGGACCGGCGGGAAGCGCGGCTCGTCGTCGCGGGCGACCCGCAGGCCCGCGGCGCGTGGCTCGCCTCGGAAATCCGCCGCCGCGGCCTCGAGTCCCGGGTCTTCGTCACCGGGCACCTTCCTTTCGCCGAATACCGCGCGGCGTTCGCGGCCTGCGACGTCTTCGCGCTCGCGAGCGAATGGGAAGCCTTCGGGATCGTGCTCCTCGAAGCCAACGCGAGCGGCAAACCCGTGGTCGCGACGCGGGTGGGCGGCGTCCCGGACGTCGTGGAGGACGGCGTCACCGGTTTCCTCGTTCCCCACGGCGACGCGGCCGCGCTCGCGCAGCGCCTCGGCGACGTCCTCGGCGATCGGACGCTCGCGCGGCGCATGGGCGAAGCGGGCGCGAAGCGCGTCGAAGCGCGATTCACGTGGGACCGTGTGGTGGAGGCCACGGAGTCCGTCTTCCTCGACCTCGTCAAGCGGCGCCGGTGA